A genomic region of Bradyrhizobium sp. ORS 278 contains the following coding sequences:
- a CDS encoding nuclear transport factor 2 family protein — protein MTALAPPFTLETATQKVRMAEDGWNSRDPERVSMVYTPDSRWRNRAEFITGRAEIVAFLTRKWRKELDYRLIKDIWAFTDNRIAVRFAYEWHDDGGHWFRSYGNENWEFDAQGLMQRRFASINDLPIKETERKFHWPLGRRPDDHPGLTELGL, from the coding sequence ATGACTGCGCTTGCCCCGCCCTTCACACTGGAGACGGCGACACAAAAGGTGCGGATGGCCGAGGATGGCTGGAACAGTCGCGACCCCGAGCGGGTGTCGATGGTCTACACGCCCGACAGCCGCTGGCGGAACAGAGCCGAGTTCATCACCGGCCGGGCCGAGATTGTCGCGTTTCTGACCCGCAAGTGGCGCAAGGAGCTCGACTACCGGCTGATCAAGGACATCTGGGCCTTCACCGACAATCGCATCGCCGTGCGATTTGCCTATGAGTGGCACGACGACGGCGGCCACTGGTTCCGCTCCTACGGCAACGAGAATTGGGAATTCGACGCGCAGGGCCTGATGCAGCGCCGCTTCGCCAGCATCAACGATCTGCCGATCAAGGAGACCGAGCGCAAATTCCACTGGCCGCTCGGCCGCCGACCGGATGATCATCCGGGCCTGACCGAATTGGGACTGTAA
- a CDS encoding ATP-binding protein, with product MSMLTPHGECLLWTPELIWVNAVSDVLISVAFFTIAFVLGYIVFRRRDFQFSYIFWAFALWVSVCGLTRLIEVLTLWVPAYVLEAATKGFLAFMSVGIAAALMLLLPRVLTMPSRADLKLAYAQLEEETRQRRTAEAMVKRFQEIEATEAQVRQAQKMEAIGQLTGGVAHDFNNILTVITGTIEILAEAVKDRPQLVQITSLINSAAARGADLTKHLLAFARRQPLQPRSVDINGMVVDTARLLRRTLGEQIEIESMLAHDSAPAMIDPSQLSTAILNLALNARDAMPNGGKLTLETKNVLLDDAYARMNPEVIPGNYVMIAVSDTGEGIPSNLLDKVFEPFFTTKDVGKGVGLGLSMVYGFVKQSNGHIKIYSEPGHGTSVKLYLPQATADADVLLLEASLASMERGDETILIVEDDSLVREYVIAQIKRLGYTTLAASKADEALSLIDSPARIDLLFTDIIMPGGMNGRQLAIEALKRRPNLKVLYTSGYTENAIVHHGRLDAGVLLLTKPYQSADLARMIRTALNT from the coding sequence ATGTCGATGCTCACGCCGCACGGCGAGTGCCTGCTGTGGACGCCTGAATTGATTTGGGTGAACGCAGTCTCCGACGTCCTTATTTCCGTCGCGTTCTTCACGATCGCTTTCGTGCTCGGCTACATCGTGTTTCGCCGCCGCGACTTCCAGTTCAGCTACATCTTCTGGGCGTTCGCGCTGTGGGTGTCCGTCTGCGGACTGACGCGCCTGATCGAGGTGCTCACGCTCTGGGTGCCGGCCTATGTGCTGGAGGCGGCGACGAAGGGCTTCCTGGCTTTCATGTCTGTCGGCATCGCCGCGGCGCTGATGCTCTTGTTGCCGAGGGTTCTGACGATGCCTTCGCGCGCCGATTTGAAGCTCGCCTATGCGCAGCTCGAGGAGGAGACGCGGCAGCGGCGCACCGCCGAGGCCATGGTCAAGCGCTTCCAGGAGATCGAGGCCACCGAGGCGCAGGTGCGTCAGGCGCAGAAGATGGAGGCGATCGGCCAGCTCACCGGCGGCGTCGCCCACGACTTCAACAACATCCTGACCGTGATCACCGGCACGATTGAGATCCTCGCCGAGGCAGTGAAGGACCGTCCGCAACTGGTGCAGATCACCAGCCTGATCAACTCGGCGGCGGCGCGCGGCGCCGACCTCACCAAGCACCTGCTGGCCTTCGCGCGGCGCCAGCCGCTGCAGCCGCGCAGCGTCGACATCAACGGCATGGTGGTCGACACCGCGCGGCTGCTGCGCCGGACCCTCGGCGAGCAGATCGAGATCGAATCGATGCTGGCGCACGATTCCGCGCCGGCGATGATCGACCCGAGCCAGCTGTCGACGGCGATCCTCAACCTCGCGCTGAACGCCCGCGACGCGATGCCGAACGGCGGCAAGCTCACGCTCGAGACCAAGAACGTCCTGCTCGACGACGCCTATGCGCGAATGAATCCGGAGGTCATACCCGGCAACTACGTGATGATCGCGGTCAGCGACACCGGCGAAGGCATTCCATCCAATCTGCTGGACAAGGTGTTCGAGCCGTTCTTCACCACCAAGGACGTCGGCAAGGGCGTCGGCCTCGGACTCAGCATGGTGTACGGCTTCGTCAAGCAGTCCAACGGCCACATCAAGATCTACAGCGAGCCCGGTCACGGCACGTCGGTGAAGCTGTATCTGCCGCAAGCTACGGCAGATGCTGACGTGCTGCTGCTGGAGGCCAGTCTGGCCAGCATGGAGCGCGGTGACGAAACGATCCTGATCGTCGAGGACGATTCGCTGGTGCGCGAATATGTCATTGCGCAGATCAAGCGGCTTGGCTACACGACCTTGGCCGCGAGCAAGGCCGACGAGGCGCTGTCGCTGATCGACAGCCCGGCGCGCATCGATCTCTTGTTCACCGACATCATCATGCCCGGCGGAATGAACGGGCGTCAGCTCGCGATCGAGGCGCTGAAGCGGCGGCCGAACCTGAAAGTGCTGTACACGTCCGGCTATACCGAGAACGCGATCGTGCATCACGGCCGCCTCGACGCCGGCGTGCTGCTGCTCACCAAGCCGTATCAGAGTGCGGATCTCGCCCGCATGATCCGGACCGCGCTGAACACGTGA